AACGCTAGGACTTGATGTTAATGCCCAAGTGGGAGTGCGGAAATTCTTGCGGGAGTATAACCAAAAATATGGGGCAACCATTCTATTAACCAGCCACTACATGGCAGACATCACCGCTCTCTGTCAACGGGTAGTGGTAATTCACCAAGGGCAATTGATCTACGATGGCAGTTTAGATCGGCTAATTGATAACTTTGCTCCCTACCGTGAAGTTCAAGTAGAACTCGCCCGTCCTGTACCTGAAGCTGAGCTACTACCCTATGGTGAAATCAAAGCAGTCGAAGGTCAATCAGTGCGTTTCTGTATCCAGCGAGAATCGCTTACCCGTACAGTGGCAAAGATACTAGCGGAGTTAGATGTGCTGGACTTGACTGTAACCGACCCTCCAGTTGAAGAAATCATTGGTCGAGTCTTTATGGGGGGTGTCGCATGAGTTCAATGCTTAGAACAGCTAGAGCTTTGCTTTCAGCATACTACGCGCATATGCTAGAGTATCGGGCTGAGTTATTTTTGTGGGCTTTGTCCGGGAGTTTACCGCTAATCTTGATGGGAGTGTGGACGCAGGCAGCCCAAAGCGGGCAGTTTGGCCTTGGTCCCTTGGACTTTGCTCGCTACTTTTTCACTGTTTTCATCATCCGACAGTTCACCGCTGTCTGGGTAATTTATGAGTTTGAGCCAGAGGTCGTCGAAGGGCGACTCTCCCATCGGCTGCTACAGCCGCTCGATCCAGCGTGGCACCACGTTGCAAGACATGTTTCTGAACGATTTGCCCGTTTGCCGTTTGCGTTAGCGTTGATAGCTCTATTTTTTACGCTCTATCCTCAAGCTTTTTGGGTACCGAGTCTAGATAATTTTTTACTGTTTGTAATGGCGGTGGTACTTGCCTTTGCTCTGCGGTTTCTCATCCAATATACCTTTGCACTAATGGCATTTTGGACTGAACGAGCTAGTGCAATTGAGAACTTCTGGCTTTTGTTCTATCTATTTTTTTCTGGGCTAATTGCTCCGCTAGAAATGTTCCCTCCCAGTGTGCGTGAGGTAGTAATTTGGACTCCCTTTCCCTACCTCATCCATTTTCCGGCGGCTCTTTTAATTGGGTTACCAGAGGACATCGTGCGAGGGTTTTTAGTGATGCTGGGTTGGGGTCTGCTATTTTTTATTTTGAACCGTTGGCTATGGCGGCGGGGATTGAAGCAGTATTCAGGAATGGGAGCGTAGGCATTATGGATTGTTGTTAAATGGGGAGCCGGGACTATGCGATGGAACGGGTGAAATCAACCCTAGGCTGGACAGAGTCTAAAATACTGGAGGTAGAAAGGCTATAGTCAACAGCGCCTAAAGCTTTTAAATTGGATTTTTGAGCATCAGTTAAACCTTTAACGCCAGTAATGTTCATGCCTTCGTAGGGCTTGTCAATTCTCATTGTTTTCAAGCATGTACCTGTGTTTAAATCCCAAAGTTTAGTTGTCTCATCCTGGCTACTACTAGCAAGGGTTTGACCATCCGGACTAAAAGCAACTGACCAGACGCAACTGGAGTGTCCCTGCAAGGTTTGGCAGCATTTCCCAGTGGCAACATTCCAGAGCTTCACGCTGCCATCATCGCTACTACTGGCAAGGATTTGACCATTTGGACTAAAAGCAACTGACCAGATGCAACTGGAATGTCCCTGCAAGGTTTGACAACATTTCCCAGTGGCAACATTCCAGAGCTTCACGCTGCCGTCCCCGCTACCACTGGCAAGGGTTTGACGATCCGGACTATAGGTAACCGAGTGTACCCCACTCGTATGCCCCTGTAAAGTTTGGCAGCATTCCCCAGTAGTGACATCCCATAGCTTTACTATTCCGCCATCGCTACCACTAGCAAGGGTCTGACCATCCGGACTGAAGGCAACGGTCCAGACTTGAGTAGTATGCTCCTGCATTTTTTTTAAACATTTTCCAGTGCTAACATGCCATAACCTGACACAGGAGTCATTACTGCCACTCGCTAAAAGCTGACTATCTGGGCTAAAGGCGATTGACCATACCTGACCAGTGTGCCCGTGTAAGGTTTTCAGACATTGACCAGTGGTAACTGACCACAGTTTGAGTGTTCTGTCATGACTGCCACTGGCCAGAAGTTGACCATCTGGGCTAAAATCCACTGAGTGCACTTCACTGGTATGACCATACAAGATTTTGCGACATTGACCAGTGGTGGTGTCCCATAACCTGACACAGGAGCCATTACTGCCACTAGTCAGTGTTTGAGCATCTGGACTAAAAGTGAGTGACATGACCCAATTTCTATATCCTCTTAAAGTTCTGAGGCATTGACCAGTGCTAACATGCCATAACCTGACACAGGAGTCATTACTGCCACTCGCTAAAAGCTGACTATCTGGGCTAAAGGCGATTGATTGGACTCCACCTGTGTGCTCCTGTATAGTTTTGTAGCATTCACCTGTGGTGAGCGACCAGAGCTTGAGCGTTCCGTCATTACTACCACTCGCTAAAAGCTGACTATTTGGACTAAAGGCGATTGATTGAACTCCACCTGTGTGCTCCTGTATGGTTTTGTAGCATTCACCCGTGGTGAATGACCAGAGCTTGAGCGTCCCATCATTACTGCCACTCGCTAGGACTTGCCCATTTGGGCTAAAGGCGAGTGAGTGGACTCCACTAGCATGTTTCTGTAAAGTTCTAAGACATTCACCAGTACTGAGCGACCAGAGCTTGAGTGTTCCGTCATTACTACCACTGACCAGAGCTTGACCATCTGGACTAAAGGTGAGTGATGTTACCCCATTGCTCTGTGCCTGTAAAGTTCTAAGACATTCACCAGTACTGAGCGACCAGAGCTTGAGTGTTCCATCATCACTCCCACTGGCAAGGGTTAGACTATTGCGACTGAAAGTGACTGACCCAATTCGACTAGTGTGCCCCTGGAAAGTTCTCAGACATTGACCGGTTGTGACCTCATATATACTAACATCATGGGAACTAAAACTGGCACTGGCAAGGATTTGGCCATCTTGACTGAAGGCGACTGCTCGAACCCAGTCAGTCTGTCCTTTCCAGCTCAAAAGTTGTTTAACATTCGCCACTTGCCACAAGTGAGTCTCACCAGTCGTGTCAACTGCACTCAAACATTTTCCATCCAGGCTAAATGCTACCGATAAAATACTGCCAAAAGTTTTACTAAAGACAGACTTAGTTAAATCTGAGTGAGAAAAATTCGCCTGATGCAAATTTACCCCTTGAAGGTAAGCTTGCCAGACATTCAGATTAGAAAAGTCATAGCTACTTAAATCAATCTGTAATTGACAAAGCAGATTGAGAATATTTCCACTTGTATAGCCTGGTTGCAGAGGCGATCGCTCTTGTAGAGTTGATAAGATTAGCCGGAGCTGTCCTTCCACATTGCTTTTACTTTCAAGCTTAGTGAGTAGCTGGTCTATCACTGGTTTAAGGATGAGGCGGATTTGAGCGTCTCGAACGTAGTCTTTCGCCTGCGCCTTCAGCAGACTATGGCTCCTGAAAAGTGATATTTGCCCAGTAGTAATCTCTTCACAAACCTGTTCGATCAACTGGTCGGTCATGTACTCCATCACCATGGGTTGCTGGGTAAACAGTCCCATACGGCTCTCAATCAACGAGCGTCGTCGCAGAGACTCTAAAACCTCTGGTAACTCTAAGGATTGGACTGCAGATACTATATCCTTTTTTAAGGCTTGGAGTGAAACTGGCTCACGGTCAATTGCCAGCCAGTACATAATCTCTTTTTCCAGCTTTGACAAGCGGTCAAATTGCTGGTCTAAAACCTCTCTAATAGCACTGAAAACTGCTTTTTCTTGCTTTAAAAACTCAGAAATACTACCGTTAAATACATCTTTAATCGTTGTAGAAACTATCTTTAACGCTAGGGGATTGCCTCTATAGAGCTTAATTAGATTCCCACATTCCTTCTGCGATCCCGAAAGACCGTTGACTTTAAGGAGCTGTTGCCCTTCTGCCTCTTCCAATCCCATTAATTGTAATGAGCGAACAGGTAGTTTCTCTCCTTCCTTTAATGCCAATTCTCTGGGTTTTTCCCGACTCGTCAGCACTAAACAACTTTGATGGTATGTTTCCCCTATTCGCCCTAGTAGCTGACTATACCCTTGATATTCTTCTTTGTAGTAACCAGCGCTATTGCCACTTTGTAGAAGCGATTCAGCATTATCCAGGATCACTAGACAGCGATGCTGACGTAAAAAATCAAGCAGTTTTGATACTCTGGCATTGACTGTTTCTGGTAAATTCGTTTCCTCACCCTTGGATAGAAAGTGGAGTAGCTCCGCCAAGATGTCTTCAACCGATGGGGCATTACGCAGCGATCGCCAAATAACGTACTCAAATTCATCTTGAATCTGCTTGGCTAACTTGACAGACAGAGCAGTTTTACCAATCCCTCCCATGCCTAGCAGCCCTACCAAGCGGCAGCGCTCATGCACGATCCATTGCCCCAGCGTCGCCAGTTCTGGTGTGCGTCCGTAGAAAATTGACACATCAACTGCTTCACCCCAGTCATGATGTGTATTGACGACTGTCGTTTCCCGATGCCGCTTAGAGGTGGTTGCCTCTAATCTTCTTTGGATGGCTGTCCGGAAATTCTTTTTACTGACCTTTTCTCCTAATGCCTCTGAAAGGATCTTCCATAGCCTAGGTCCGACATCTCGCTTTAAGTACTTATCACTGTAGCCTTCAATATCTGCAATCTCTTCATAGGTATAGCCTTGCCAAGCACCTTTAAGTATGATTTTTTGAATATCCGTTAGATGTATCCCTTTCTTGGCGAAAACTGCGGTATCTGCAACCTGAAACTCTTCTTTAAAGCCAGAGGGAAAGTCTAAATTAACCATTTAAGCTTTCTACTTTTTGCTTCAAAATTTTCAAATTAGTCATGTGATAGAGTCGTAAGAGCTAGCCTGCCGCTTGGTTCAGCATCATTACCGTATCAGAGGTGTTCCTAGGAGCAAAGTGTTTAGCAACTAAACTGAATACTTCAAAGCCGTTGATATGGCAAGAGCTTCAAAGGTCATTAGTTTCTCTAACAGTTTGCTCCTGAAGAGCGTCAGAAATTACTGAAAAATTGGGGAACAAGGATGTTGCTGCCTTGATTTGGCTTAGCAAAAGCTGCTTCTTGGAGAAAGCAACTTAAAACCTTGAGTACTACTTTAAAAAACATTCTACAACAGAAATGTTCTTTTAAAACATTTTTATAGCACCGGATATAAGCATTTATTAAAACCTGAAAAAATCACGTATTTATCAGAACTTCTAGAGTTAATCTCCAGAACTTCTTGGGGATATTTTCCAGAAACTTTTGAATAGCTAATTACTAAAAAAACTTGTTAAATAAGTAAGTCAGCAAAAAATTTAGGTGGCATGACTACCTTGAGTTCTGAAAACAGAGATAGGCCTAGCGGTTACGGACGTTACAATCCAGACGCAACCAGCCGTCCTAGTTTCTACATGTCGGATGAGTTGCTCCAAACAATTGCAAACCAGGCACAACAAGAGCGTGCTTCTCGCTCAAGCTTTGTGGCTAGCCTGCTAGGTTTTCTGCTGTTGTCGCCAGTTGGTCAGCAACTGCAGGAAAATGCCACGCGTAATAACCGTACCCTCGTTCAGGAGTTAGAGCAATCCTTGGCACTATTTCAGCAGCAACTGCCGCTGGAGCAAATTAACCAATTGGCAGTGTCCAGTCAGCGATCGCAGACTCAGATGCTGTCTTACTTAGTTCTACTGGGGTTGCGGGCTTACCAAGAAGGGAACCGGCTGAACTTAGAAGCTGATAACGAATGACTTGCTCGGAGCATCATGGCGAGTTTCGACGCTAGGTCTAACCCAAAATTTAAAATTCAAAATCGCTTCGATCAGAGTAAATTAAAGTTCTTGCCTACAATCGGAGAAGATTAAGCTTAGGAAAGGAGCGTCACTAACGTCACTAGCGTTACTGCCCCACGCTAGCAACTGTTCCGCGAAATAATTTCTATGCGAATCAGCCTTGCTTGGTTTGTGCGGTAAAAGTGCACATTGATTCCCGCACTCCGCAAGTTCGGGGCTAATCGCCGCAAGGCATTGCTGAGCCCTCGAGGGTTCATAGGCCAGTGATACCTCTGCTGCACTTTGAACGATTTGAAAGTAAGGTGGCTTGCTAGTGTTTGGTGCAGTTCAGTGACAGTACCCTCCCAGACTGGCTGACTCTCTAGGAGCGCCTGCAACGCTAATACTATCGGCAAGCCCTCTAAAACTAGTTCGTGAGTTATTTCACGGTTATTGTGGTAAGCCTTGAGGAAGGTTTCTGGGTCCAACCCCAACCCTGGGCTAGCCGCCACAACCCACGTGGTAAAGTCTGCCATCCGGGGTAGTTGCTCCAGTTTCAGGTGAGGCAGGCGTTGTAGAGCCTGGCTCACCGCATCTAGCAGCGCTCCCAAAACATAAGGACGAAGCTCTTCATACTGCGCACAGATCTGTCGATAAGGCCGTTGCTTTGTTGCCTCAATTGGCGGTAGATACAGCAAGAC
This window of the Chroococcidiopsis sp. CCMEE 29 genome carries:
- a CDS encoding ABC-2 family transporter protein, translated to MSSMLRTARALLSAYYAHMLEYRAELFLWALSGSLPLILMGVWTQAAQSGQFGLGPLDFARYFFTVFIIRQFTAVWVIYEFEPEVVEGRLSHRLLQPLDPAWHHVARHVSERFARLPFALALIALFFTLYPQAFWVPSLDNFLLFVMAVVLAFALRFLIQYTFALMAFWTERASAIENFWLLFYLFFSGLIAPLEMFPPSVREVVIWTPFPYLIHFPAALLIGLPEDIVRGFLVMLGWGLLFFILNRWLWRRGLKQYSGMGA
- a CDS encoding NB-ARC domain-containing protein, translating into MVNLDFPSGFKEEFQVADTAVFAKKGIHLTDIQKIILKGAWQGYTYEEIADIEGYSDKYLKRDVGPRLWKILSEALGEKVSKKNFRTAIQRRLEATTSKRHRETTVVNTHHDWGEAVDVSIFYGRTPELATLGQWIVHERCRLVGLLGMGGIGKTALSVKLAKQIQDEFEYVIWRSLRNAPSVEDILAELLHFLSKGEETNLPETVNARVSKLLDFLRQHRCLVILDNAESLLQSGNSAGYYKEEYQGYSQLLGRIGETYHQSCLVLTSREKPRELALKEGEKLPVRSLQLMGLEEAEGQQLLKVNGLSGSQKECGNLIKLYRGNPLALKIVSTTIKDVFNGSISEFLKQEKAVFSAIREVLDQQFDRLSKLEKEIMYWLAIDREPVSLQALKKDIVSAVQSLELPEVLESLRRRSLIESRMGLFTQQPMVMEYMTDQLIEQVCEEITTGQISLFRSHSLLKAQAKDYVRDAQIRLILKPVIDQLLTKLESKSNVEGQLRLILSTLQERSPLQPGYTSGNILNLLCQLQIDLSSYDFSNLNVWQAYLQGVNLHQANFSHSDLTKSVFSKTFGSILSVAFSLDGKCLSAVDTTGETHLWQVANVKQLLSWKGQTDWVRAVAFSQDGQILASASFSSHDVSIYEVTTGQCLRTFQGHTSRIGSVTFSRNSLTLASGSDDGTLKLWSLSTGECLRTLQAQSNGVTSLTFSPDGQALVSGSNDGTLKLWSLSTGECLRTLQKHASGVHSLAFSPNGQVLASGSNDGTLKLWSFTTGECYKTIQEHTGGVQSIAFSPNSQLLASGSNDGTLKLWSLTTGECYKTIQEHTGGVQSIAFSPDSQLLASGSNDSCVRLWHVSTGQCLRTLRGYRNWVMSLTFSPDAQTLTSGSNGSCVRLWDTTTGQCRKILYGHTSEVHSVDFSPDGQLLASGSHDRTLKLWSVTTGQCLKTLHGHTGQVWSIAFSPDSQLLASGSNDSCVRLWHVSTGKCLKKMQEHTTQVWTVAFSPDGQTLASGSDGGIVKLWDVTTGECCQTLQGHTSGVHSVTYSPDRQTLASGSGDGSVKLWNVATGKCCQTLQGHSSCIWSVAFSPNGQILASSSDDGSVKLWNVATGKCCQTLQGHSSCVWSVAFSPDGQTLASSSQDETTKLWDLNTGTCLKTMRIDKPYEGMNITGVKGLTDAQKSNLKALGAVDYSLSTSSILDSVQPRVDFTRSIA